CGAACCAAGTGATGAACGGGAGTCGCGGGCGCTGCTGTTTCCTGTGTTCAGGATGTTTGGCCGCGACCCCGTTATCACCAACGTTCGTCGTGCTTGGTTACGATGGTCTGTTCTTCTAGCTTTGAATTCAGCTTAACGCACACGCCAGATATGGTGACCGCGGTCGGCCCATGCTTGTTGACGCGACCTCGATTTCCTGGTGATCGCTCTTGATGTCACGGGTTGATAGATCATCGTCTCCAATCGGATGATGGCTTGGTGATTCGCAACGCAAGTCACTTTCGTCGTGCCGGGTGACTCGCATAGTGGCCCATCGATTGGCGACGGAACAGTAGTCGCCTGTTGATCGCAGCTGATGTTGCGGTTTTGTTGTCGCTCCTGCTTCACCGCATTGATTTACGTACTGGCCAATCCATTGGCTACGGAACCTCTGTTGTCTGTTGATCGCATTGGTGGTCACGGTTTGACATCGTAATTCTGGCTGATGTTGACGCCCCATGCCATTCAAACGATTGCTATAATGATTCTGGCCCGTCCAACTTCCAGCCGGCGGCAAACGTAGCCTGACGAACCATGTGATGAACGGGAGTCGCGGGCGCTGTTGTTTCCTCAGTTCACGATTTTTGGCCGCGACCCCGTTATCACCAACGTTCGCCGCAGTGAAAATACGTGAGCACCAGGATTCCAAAGCACCTTCGCCGTAACGGTGTGACACTGATTGAATTCTTAGTCGTGATTCTCATCATCGCGATTTGCCTCGGTTTGTTGTTGCCCGCAATACAGTCGGCTAGGGCCTCGGCACGCAGGACACAATGCGCAAGTAATTTGCGCGGGCTCAATAAAGAACCATACCTATCTTTCGACCGTTTTCCGTGCCCCGACTCACCCGATGCTTTTGGATACTTTCGCAATCTTGAAATCGAAAATGATCCGTTGGTTTTCAACGCAACACATTCGACAATCGAATGGCTGGAGCATAATGGCGGCCCTGTTATCGTTGATCCGGCATCACCCCCGGATATGAATCCGGAGACGTGGTTCACAACCGCGAATATCAACGCTGGATTGGTACTGCCAATCGTTGATAAATACATTGCTCGCAGTCGCCACATAGGCGATACCGCAAACTACCTATTTCTGGACGGCCACATCGAGATTATCGAGTCGAAGGTAATTGAAGGATGGGCGAAATCAGGTTTCAATTTCACCAAGGCAGGAGCAGGGCTTCCGCCTCACTAGTATCACACAACAATTCTTGCGTTGTCGGCGAACAAAACAATGCACCCAAGTCGCGGAGTCGCCGGCCAAGAAGTGGTGAGCTTTTTGCCGCGACTGGGTGATTGTCAACGTTCGCGTACACGCAAGCGATATTGTGCTGCGTCAAATGATGGTTCA
This portion of the Roseiconus lacunae genome encodes:
- a CDS encoding type II secretion system protein, with the translated sequence MSTRIPKHLRRNGVTLIEFLVVILIIAICLGLLLPAIQSARASARRTQCASNLRGLNKEPYLSFDRFPCPDSPDAFGYFRNLEIENDPLVFNATHSTIEWLEHNGGPVIVDPASPPDMNPETWFTTANINAGLVLPIVDKYIARSRHIGDTANYLFLDGHIEIIESKVIEGWAKSGFNFTKAGAGLPPH